Proteins co-encoded in one Strix uralensis isolate ZFMK-TIS-50842 chromosome 2, bStrUra1, whole genome shotgun sequence genomic window:
- the GJA8 gene encoding gap junction alpha-8 protein yields MGDWSFLGNILEQVNEQSTVIGRVWLTVLFIFRILILGTAAELVWGDEQSDFVCNTQQPGCENVCYDEAFPISHIRLWVLQIIFVSTPSLMYFGHAVHHVRMEEKRREREEAERRQQAEVDEEKLPLTPNQNKGNNPDGTKKFRLEGTLLRTYIFHIIFKTLFEVGFIVGQYFLYGFRILPLYRCGRWPCPNLVDCFVSRPTEKTIFIMFMLVVASVSLFLNLVEISHLILKRIRRALRRPAEEQLGEVPEKPLHAITVPSIPKTKGYKLLEEEKPVSHYFPLTEVGVEPTPLPSAFNEFEEKIGMRPLEDLSRAFDERLPSYAQAKEPEEEKVRAEEEQEEQQGPQKEPGVKKAEEEVMADEVEGPSAPAELATDMRPLSRLSKASSRARSDDLTV; encoded by the coding sequence ATGGGTGACTGGAGTTTCTTGGGGAACATATTAGAGCAGGTGAATGAGCAATCCACTGTCATCGGGAGAGTTTGGCTCACAGTGCTCTTCATTTTCCGCATCCTGATCCTGGGAACAGCTGCTGAACTAGTGTGGGGAGACGAACAGTCAGACTTTGTGTGCAACACCCAGCAACCTGGTTGCGAGAATGTCTGCTATGATGAGgccttccccatctcccacaTCCGGCTCTGGGTCCTGCAGATCATTTTTGTATCCACACCTTCGCTAATGTACTTTGGCCATGCAGTGCACCATGTCCGTATGGAAGAGAAGcggagagagagggaggaagctGAGAGGCGTCAGCAAGCTGAGGTGGATGAAGAGAAGCTGCCCCTGACTCCAAATCAAAACAAAGGCAACAACCCTGATGGAACCAAGAAGTTTCGCCTGGAGGGTACCCTCCTGAGAACCTACATCTTCCACATAATTTTCAAAACCCTCTTTGAGGTGGGATTCATAGTAGGTCAGTACTTCCTGTATGGCTTCCGAATTCTCCCCCTTTACCGCTGTGGACGGTGGCCCTGTCCCAATCTTGTGGACTGTTTTGTCTCCAGGCCCACAGAGAAGACCATCTTTATTATGTTCATGCTGGTGGTGGCTTCCGTGTCCCTCTTCCTCAACCTAGTGGAGATCAGTCACTTGATCCTGAAAAGGATCCGGAGGGCTCTGAGAAGACCAGCGGAGGAACAGCTGGGGGAAGTCCCAGAGAAGCCCCTCCATGCCATCACAGTCCCCTCCATCCCAAAGACCAAAGGCTACAAGCTGCTGGAAGAAGAGAAGCCGGTTTCCCATTATTTCCCTCTCACAGAAGTAGGGGTCGAGCCCACTCCCCTTCCATCAGCCTTCAATGAGTTTGAGGAGAAGATTGGGATGAGACCACTGGAAGATCTCTCCAGGGCATTTGATGAGAGGTTACCATCATATGCACAAGCAAAGGAAccagaagaggagaaggtaagAGCAGAGGAGGAACAAGAAGAGCAGCAGGGACCTCAGAAAGAGCCAGGGGtgaagaaagcagaggaggaggtgatggCCGATGAAGTGGAAGGGCCTTCAGCACCTGCTGAACTCGCCACTGATATGAGACCCCTCAGCAGGCTAAGTAAAGCCAGCAGCCGGGCAAGGTCAGATGATTTGACTGTATGA